The following coding sequences are from one Triticum dicoccoides isolate Atlit2015 ecotype Zavitan chromosome 4A, WEW_v2.0, whole genome shotgun sequence window:
- the LOC119287602 gene encoding pumilio homolog 24-like: MAGGGGPPGSKKRKRVAARRSKVKRAKGKKPYEASAARGGGGGGSKEEPQPVTAMDERVAAEEMSESREPDCNLDKELKVLCVKLRYHNMSTNRRGRLVTEALRKMDGKYLEIARSPTACVLQLCVKWCSHSERDPVFVALQPHLLDLSLNEHTVFLVHNIIKMATRKQFASFIYSLRGHVASLLCHTIGAAVLDHAFCQATRPHKRSLLLELYSTELQLSNDLKEEKPCRFSLLNIISKLGLQKSSVLQHMTTVVQPVLEKGIVEYSIVHTVILEYLTIADKTSALDVIRQLIPHLTQGTYAVDELSGVARFLGKSEVEKKRSSKPLLIQIMQTKEGLKLGLACLKHGLAEDRKRIIKSLKGRIMKLALSDYGCLFVICLLSIVDNTELVTEVVIDVLKKQLKELIFDKNGRHPLLQLFHPLCSRYLTLGELFYLNYNVPSLVSKVNFGSKLDDVADKEHGGSEDTLIASDSKEDPIKRRQELLVKSELYEVLIETCIENVGQLLRTNFGKDVLYEVAVGGKNNFLEGVTDRIHVLHNAIACDAARPRTDDGDEHAFDNYHSSRTIRRMILDCPAFAATLWKTALEGKCKLYADGFSSMVLAAYLESPNSGVKDLAKSELQPLIDGGILKPQDHKAEEEKSAMECSSDESSDLSDTDTGYHAKKAYKDLKSGKLVARFGTDRFRCPFCPEKKQLDYRYRELIRHVIVVGASRRPWKVRANHRALAKHLETDHADAPGSSSMPLRQAEALYLSKIKRSQAGARSTCKLSR; this comes from the exons atggccggcggcggcggcccccCGGGCTCCAAAAAGCGGAAGCGCGTGGCGGCGAGGAGGTCCAAGGTCAAGCGGGCCAAGGGGAAGAAGCCCTACGAAGCCTccgcggcgcgcggcggcggcggcggcggctccaagGAGGAGCCGCAGCCCGTTACCGCCATGGACGAGCGGGTCGCAGCCGAG GAGATGTCCGAGTCGAGGGAGCCCGATTGCAACCTCGATAAG GAACTGAAAGTACTATGTGTGAAGTTGAGATACCATAACATGAGCACGAACAGGAGAGGCAG GCTAGTTACCGAGGCTCTCCGTAAAATGGATGGGAAATATTTGGAAATTGCTAGATCCCCTACCGCATGTGTTCTTCAA TTATGTGTGAAGTGGTGCTCACATTCAGAGAGGGATCCTGTTTTTGTTGCTCTGCAGCCACATTTGCTCGATCTTTCTCTTAATGAACACACTGTTTTCCTTGTGCATAATATCATAAAAATGG CCACTAGAAAACAGTTTGCCTCGTTCATCTATTCCCTTCGTGGGCATGTCGCTTCCCTTCTTTGTCACACAATAGGGGCGGCAG TTCTTGACCATGCCTTTTGTCAGGCAACGCGACCTCATAAAAGAAGTTTGTTGTTGGAATTGTACTCCACTGAGCTTCAGCTGTCCAATGACCTGAAAGAAGAAAAACCATGCAGGTTCAG TTTGCTAAACATAATTTCCAAGCTTGGACTACAGAAATCATCTGTCCTGCAGCATATGACTACTGTTGTCCAGCCAGTTCTGGAAAAGGGTATTGTTGAGTATTCCATAGTACACACGGTCATATTGGAGTACTTAACAATTGCAGATAAG ACATCAGCCTTGGACGTGATTCGTCAATTAATCCCCCATCTTACTCAAGGGACATACGCCGTAGATGAACTATCAGGTGTCGCCAGATTTCTAGGGAAATCAGAAGTGGAGAAGAAAAGATCTTCAAAACCACTTCTCATTCAGATCATGCAGACGAAGGAAGGATTAAAATTAGGGCTTGCTTGCCTCAAGCATGGCCTTGCGGAG GATAGGAAGAGGATTATCAAAAGCTTGAAGGGGAGGATTATGAAGCTTGCTCTCAGTGATTATGGATGCCTT TTCGTTATTTGTCTTCTCTCCATTGTTGACAACACAGAACTTGTTACTGAG GTTGTAATTGATGTGTTGAAAAAGCAGTTAAAGGAACTCATATTCGACAAG AACGGGAGACACCCATTGCTGCAGCTCTTTCACCCACTTTGTTCACGTTATCTGACTCTGGGTGAATTGTTTTATCTGAATTACAACGTGCCTTCCCTTGTTTCAAAG GTTAACTTTGGTAGTAAGTTGGATGATGTAGCTGACAAAGAACATGGGGGTTCAGAAGACACACTGATTGCATCTGATAGCAAGGAGGACCCGATTAAACGGCGGCAAGAACTGTTGGTGAAAAGTGAGCTTTATGAG GTTCTCATTGAGACTTGCATTGAAAATGTTGGACAGTTACTTCGAACAAACTTTGGCAAAGATGTACTATATGAG GTTGCTGTAGGTGGAAAAAATAACTTCTTGGAGGGGGTCACTGACAGGATCCACGTACTTCACAATGCTATAGCTTGTGACGCAGCACGCCCGAGGACAGATGACGGTGATGAGCACGCCTTTGATAACTACCACTCCAGCCGCACAATCAGGAGAATGATACTTGATTGTCCTGCATTTGCTGCTACCCTCTGGAAAACAGCCCTCGAAGGGAAATGCAAGTTATATGCAGATggattcag CTCCATGGTGCTGGCTGCCTATCTGGAATCTCCAAATTCCGGGGTGAAGGATCTTGCGAAATCCGAGTTGCAACCGCTCATCGACGGTGGCATACTGAAGCCCCAGGACCATAAAGCAGAGGAGGAGAA GTCTGCCATGGAGTGTAGCTCCGACGAGTCGTCAGACCTAAGCGATACAGATACTGGCTACCATGCCAAAAAAGCATACAAGGATTTGAAGTCTGGCAAGCTCGTGGCGAGGTTTGGCACTGACAGGTTTAGATGCCCGTTCTGCCCCGAGAAGAAGCAGCTGGACTACCGTTACCGTGAGCTGATTCGGCATGTCATTGTCGTGGGTGCATCCAGGCGTCCTTGGAAGGTGAGGGCAAACCACCGGGCCCTGGCTAAACATCTCGAGACGGACCATGCTGATGCACCAGGCTCATCCTCAATGCCTCTACGACAAGCTGAGGCACTGTACCTCTCTAAAATAAAGAGAAGTCAAGCTGGGGCAAGATCTACCTGCAAACTAAGCAGATAA
- the LOC119283934 gene encoding chaperone protein DnaJ-like — MADAAGKAQAAREVCAASAAFSSCPHRRRSPRRAIFVDWYLVLAIGEAASEDAIKRRYRHLALQLHPDKNRHPKAEVAFKLVSEAHACLTDKARRRNFDAERATAFCAACHDRARARGSVAKQQGGGGRRPPAPTQALREVQNRLRDECRVIDGCLRANAAGARRRQSFPLFDPSDRQRFPDYPHARPPPSFAECRPFEEEELRAGQHHQSWCTNGSCESPVYQVRTAPEHATRANRPW; from the exons ATGGCGGACGCGGCCGGGAAGGCGCAGGCGGCCCGCGAGGTGTGCGCGGCGTCGGCGGCCTTCTCGTCCTGCCCGCAtcgccgccgctccccgcgccgcGCGATCTTCGTCGACTGGTACCTcgtcctcgcc ATCGGCGAGGCCGCGTCGGAGGACGCCATCAAGCGGCGGTACCGGCACCTCG CTCTGCAGCTGCACCCGGACAAGAACAGGCACCCCAAGGCGGAGGTCGCCTTCAAGCTCGTCTCCGAG GCGCACGCGTGCCTGACGGACAAGGCGCGCCGGAGGAACTTCGACGCCGAGCGGGCCACGGCCTTCTGCGCCGCGTGCCATGACCGTGCGAGG GCCCGTGGCTCCGTCGCGAAGCAGCAGGGTGGCGGCGGGAGGAGGCCGCCCGCGCCGACGCAGGCGCTGCGGGAGGTGCAGAACCGGCTGCGGGACGAGTGCAGGGTCATCGACGGCTGCCTGCGCGCCAACGCCGCCGGCGCGCGCAGGCGCCAGTCCTTCCCGCTCTTCGACCCGTCCGACAGGCAGCGCTTCCCGGACTACCCGCACGCCCGGCCCCCGCCGTCGTTCGCCGAGTGCCGGCCGttcgaggaggaggagctccgcgcgGGCCAGCACCACCAGAGCTGGTGCACAAACGGCAGCTGCGAGTCGCCGGTGTACCAGGTCAGGACCGCGCCGGAGCACGCCACGAGGGCGAACCGCCCTTGGTGA